AACCCCAAAACCGGCAACTACTACAGCGAGCACGCCTTCAAGCTCGCCCTGCTCCGGAGCTCCCTCGTCACGGATCGCCCCGACGAGGCGGACTTCTTCTTCATGCCGTTCTCCGTCAATGTGATGCGGTATCACCCCCTCTTCCGCTCGGAGTCGGCCATCTCCGACTTCGTGGCGGGCTACGTGTCCAGAATCAGCTCCGATTCTGGGCACTGGAACGCCTCCGGGGGCGCGGACCACTTCTTCGTCTGCTGCCACTCGGTCGGCCGCGACGCCGCCTCCAGGCACCGGGAACTCCACAATAATGCCATTCAGATTACTTGCTCATCTAGCTACTTTCAGAGGCTATACACACCCCACAAAGATGTAGCATTGCCTCAAGTCTGGCCTCGGCCGGATATCGAAGCTCCCGACCCTCCTCATCGGAGGTCAGTAGGACGTGTTTGGTATGATGGAATTGGAAATATGAAACTGAATTTGGAAATTTTGATATTGTGTGTGAAGTGGTGTGCCTTTATGTGTGCACTGTGTGTGAGAttaatgtgtatagtgtgtgtggaAGTTAACTAATTTTATAACTGTATTCCAAATCCACACCCTTAGTTCCATGATACCGAACGTACCATTTGAAAGGCAAATGTACCATAGTATGTTCCCCCTTACTTGATTGTGTTCATCACATTTGATGCAGGACCGAGCTCGTCTTCTTCGCGGGGAGAGCTCAGAACTCTGCTGCTCGGCAAGAGGTGTTGCGCCTATGGGGGAACGACTCCGCGTTCCGTATATTCGCTGGGCATGCATCGATGCCGTATGAGGAAGGTTTCAGGAGAAGCAGATACTGCCTCCACATCAAAGGGTACGAGGTGAACACAGCCAGAGTTGTGGATGCTATCCACTACGGCTGTGTACCTGTTCTCATATCTAACTACTATGATCTCCCATTTGCTAATATTCTGGATTGGACCAAGTTCTCGATCGTACTCAACCAACACGACATTCCTCAGTTGAAAAACATCATAACATCGGTGCCAGAGGAGACATACCTCGACCTCTATCGCAACTTGTGTGTGGTTAGGAAGCACTTCAGGTGGTCTCCTGTGCCTCGGAGTTACGACACATTCCATATGACTGCGTACCAGCTGTGGCTGAGACGAGGCTTGCACCGTGTCACTTCATGAATTCTCTGTGTAAGAACCATGTAAATTACTTGATATAGTCATGATCTTCATGTTGATTTTACAGTGTATAGGCAGTCACAGAAAAGTAATAACAACACGTGAAAAAGATGAAAACACTTCATACATAAATGCTGTTCAACACAAAAACTTCAAAATAAACTTCCAAACATGACCTCAACAAGTATAGTTGAGGGAAACAACAGCAATGATTTACATTGGCTTTTCATTACTATCTGTCTGGTAAGTGCGGCGTCTCAACTGAGACTCTGCATTTGGCTGCTGCAGGAAAATTCTAGTGGGGTCGCTAGGATCAACGTATCTGCAGAATACGCAAGAGTTCCTTCTGTCGTTAGCAGAACATGATGTAAAAATAGCAAAGAGAGTGATAGAGTGTAGCAGGAAGTACACGTACGCATGTCTCATCATCTCGTCCACTGGAGTTTGGGCTGCTAGGAGAGGATCCACTCGAGGCTGTGCTGCAAGGTGCTGGTTATATTGTCTGACAGAACCAATCAAGTTGAAGAAGAGTGGGACGAATGTTCCACAGCCGCCATCCTTGAACAGAATCTTGAAAGAATGAGTCGAGTAAAGAGCCCTATGCTCAGTATCGGGCACAACCTGGAAATGGCAGCAGAAACTTCAGACGCGCTCGAGTGAAGCAACAGATCAGAAACACAAGTTCTAAAAGCTTACAGGTTCCACTTGACCAGCAATGTTGTTGCAGTGGAAAATTGGCTGGTGGAATTTCTCACCATGAACATGAAGCTGCATTGTAAATCCCAAGTTGAAATAAGTACAACCATGTAAATACACAAGAAAGCCTATAGAGGAGAAATATATTGACAAAGTGCAAAAAATTGTGTTGTGCATGCGAAAAGTGGTTATAATGCTACAAAATCCATCCTTAAATTCTCCCACCCTCCAGAAAATACAAATTTGCAGGAAGAAGCATGTAATCATAATTCAGTCAGAGATAGTTTCACAATAGACAGTCAAGCCCTTCATCAAGTTCCTTGTTAGTATTTGGTAACAATCATTTCTATCCCTCTCTATGTATTTCATTTGCAAGTCCATAGGATACCTTAGAGTGTCCAAATTTTGGCATCATATATTTAGTGTTCAGGAATCAAATCTTTTCTGTTCCTCTCTTATTATACTTCATTGTTAAATTCTGCCCCATCCCATACCCAAGGGACAAAACATTTACactaagataaataaataaacggAACAACATCAAAACTATCAGTTTAAGGACGAAACAGCAACCCATATTGTCATGTAAAACAGATCAAACCTCGG
This sequence is a window from Salvia splendens isolate huo1 chromosome 5, SspV2, whole genome shotgun sequence. Protein-coding genes within it:
- the LOC121802081 gene encoding probable glycosyltransferase At5g03795 isoform X1, with translation MTLPSLRYMLRSPHRKWWNTYFLILSPLTLLFITSSTITFSSLRPQIPPPIPPPPTLTTPYHNWEIFNADYQQMLNKLKIYVYPHAFPSNKSKSSPTAAVFLPNPDPFNPKTGNYYSEHAFKLALLRSSLVTDRPDEADFFFMPFSVNVMRYHPLFRSESAISDFVAGYVSRISSDSGHWNASGGADHFFVCCHSVGRDAASRHRELHNNAIQITCSSSYFQRLYTPHKDVALPQVWPRPDIEAPDPPHRRSVGRVWTELVFFAGRAQNSAARQEVLRLWGNDSAFRIFAGHASMPYEEGFRRSRYCLHIKGYEVNTARVVDAIHYGCVPVLISNYYDLPFANILDWTKFSIVLNQHDIPQLKNIITSVPEETYLDLYRNLCVVRKHFRWSPVPRSYDTFHMTAYQLWLRRGLHRVTS
- the LOC121802081 gene encoding probable glycosyltransferase At5g03795 isoform X2 encodes the protein MTLPSLRYMLRSPHRKWWNTYFLILSPLTLLFITSSTITFSSLRPQIPPPIPPPPTLTTPYHNWEIFNADYQQMLNKLKIYVYPHAFPSNKSKSSPTAAVFLPNPDPFNPKTGNYYSEHAFKLALLRSSLVTDRPDEADFFFMPFSVNVMRYHPLFRSESAISDFVAGYVSRISSDSGHWNASGGADHFFVCCHSVGRDAASRHRELHNNAIQITCSSSYFQRLYTPHKDVALPQVWPRPDIEAPDPPHRRTELVFFAGRAQNSAARQEVLRLWGNDSAFRIFAGHASMPYEEGFRRSRYCLHIKGYEVNTARVVDAIHYGCVPVLISNYYDLPFANILDWTKFSIVLNQHDIPQLKNIITSVPEETYLDLYRNLCVVRKHFRWSPVPRSYDTFHMTAYQLWLRRGLHRVTS
- the LOC121802082 gene encoding uncharacterized protein LOC121802082 isoform X2; this translates as MALNPQLFHNGMPVPFINEMFVLGRDGVEFEIDKIPGTQGGTVKAKGTIYLSNIRIVFVAKKPVGHLFAFDMPLLHVHGEKFHQPIFHCNNIAGQVEPVVPDTEHRALYSTHSFKILFKDGGCGTFVPLFFNLIGSVRQYNQHLAAQPRVDPLLAAQTPVDEMMRHAYVDPSDPTRIFLQQPNAESQLRRRTYQTDSNEKPM
- the LOC121802082 gene encoding uncharacterized protein LOC121802082 isoform X1, giving the protein MALNPQLFHNGMPVPFINEMFVLGRDGVEFEIDKIPGTQGGTVKAKGTIYLSNIRIVFVAKKPVGHLFAFDMPLLHVHGEKFHQPIFHCNNIAGQVEPVVPDTEHRALYSTHSFKILFKDGGCGTFVPLFFNLIGSVRQYNQHLAAQPRVDPLLAAQTPVDEMMRHAYVYFLLHSITLFAIFTSCSANDRRNSCVFCRYVDPSDPTRIFLQQPNAESQLRRRTYQTDSNEKPM